In one window of Brassica rapa cultivar Chiifu-401-42 chromosome A07, CAAS_Brap_v3.01, whole genome shotgun sequence DNA:
- the LOC103828347 gene encoding mitochondrial outer membrane import complex protein METAXIN yields MEGDQDTSGGFTLVTRKPCFGLPTACPNCLPAYIYLKLAQLPFQLAFNSTFPDSDELPYFETGTYVAYNNEEGGVIEKLKKDGVVNLDSQLQSLPDYLSLKALILSWLEEALAYEMWVGTEGVSAWKIYYSDLPWVISKVLFYKQTYMAKTRLGIIKENSEEREKQIYKRASDAYEALSTRLGENKFLFEDRPSSLDAFFLSHILFTIQVLPETSVLRTKLLEHGNLVRYAEKLKLEFLEAPSSSWSPPLHSFPSSFSRKGSKPKSKSKTEKTEEEKKFKKRAKFFLAAQFLAVVIYLSVMGGVSNDELEYEDDE; encoded by the exons ATGGAAGGCGATCAAGACACATCGGGTGGTTTCACTTTGGTCACAAGGAAGCCTTGCTTCGGTCTCCCAACAGCTTGCCCTAACTGCCTCCCCGCTTACATATACCTGAAACTAGCCCAGCTTCCTTTTCAACTCGCCTTCAATTCCACCTTCCCTGATTCAG ATGAGCTGCCTTACTTTGAAACGGGTACATATGTTGCGTACAACAATGAAGAGGGAGGAGTGATTGAGAAGCTGAAGAAAGATGGGGTTGTCAATCTTGACTCCCAGCTTCAGTCTCTTCCTGATTATCTCTCCTTGAAGGCTCTCATCTTATCATGGCTTGAAGAAGCGCTTGCTTATGAGATGTGGGTTGGTACCGAGGGAGTATCTGCGTGGAAGATCTACTACTCAGATCTTCCTTGGGTCATCAGCAAGGTCTTGTTTTATAAGCAGACTTACATGGCCAAGACCCGTTTAGGAATCATCAAAGAAAACTCAGAGGAAAGAGAGAAACAG ATATACAAGAGGGCAAGTGATGCATATGAAGCTTTGTCGACTAGGCTAGGCGAGAATAAGTTTCTTTTTGAAGACAG GCCATCGAGTTTGGATGCTTTCTTTCTCTCACACATACTTTTCACAATCCAAGTGCTACCG GAAACATCAGTGCTTCGTACCAAACTTCTGGAACATGGTAATCTTGTCAGATATGCTGAGAAACTCAAGTTGGAGTTCCTTGAAGCTCCTTCTTCATCTTGGTCGCCTCCACTTCACTCATTCCCTTCCTCATTTTCAAGAAAGG GTTCAAAGCCAAAGAGCAAATCAAAGACGGAAAAGactgaagaagagaaaaaattcaagaaaagaGCAAAGTTCTTCCTAGCTGCTCAGTTTCTAGCAGTGGTTATTTACTTATCAGTGATGGGAGGAGTCAGTAACGATGAACTGGAgtatgaagatgatgaatag
- the LOC103828380 gene encoding protein ALTERED PHOSPHATE STARVATION RESPONSE 1: protein MGCSHSKLDDEESVQICKDRKRFIKQAIEHRTKFASSHIAYIQSLRKVSDALHDFIQGDNYKPPHDFLQDSFVTPVKRLPPSRSHRRSSSRSGGGGGGGEFITISPSSMPPAKMIQDKPRTKVRASYLMANRTRPVRVEERSPETFCVESFSPPPSHEADGFFGMNMNMNMNTSAASSSSFWNPLSSPEQQRLSTHNIPPPSPQNSQWDFFWNPFSSLDYYGYNNSYDRGSVDNNRSGGMDDEIRGLRRVREEEGIPDLEEDDEPQPPQPVRFHTPKVVVEESKSCCKEEVKVEDVDDNDDDDEFTDSGCEESENEGDEKCVGKQEQRTVEVPTVETTGSVVVEEVKNVVNIAKRETPGFTVYVNRRPTSMAEVIKDLEDQFTTICDAAKEVSGLLEASRAQYAPSSSDHSAMKKLNPVALFRSGSSRSSSSRFLLTSSSGGSKESGSESRSDGSDESCMVSGSHQTTLDKLFAWEKKLYDEVKSGERVRRAYEKKCMQLRNQDVKGDDPFAVDKTRSTIRDLDTQIKVSIHSIESISKRIETLRDQELLPQLLELVKGLTRMWQVMAESHQIQKRTLDEAKMLLAGTPVSKRHKKRQQQQPSIMPETINSQRLAQSALNLEAQLRNWRGCFEFWITSQRSYMTALSGWLLRCLRCDPDPDKVRLSSCPHPIYRVCIQWSRLLNSLNEKPVLDKLEFFASGMGSVYARQVREDPNWSGGGSRRYSGSESLDLVLADRVGEEDVVMTAEKLAEVAVKVLCHGMSVAVSSLAEFAINSADEHSKLVNQPEEAADAKPDVNSNS, encoded by the exons atgggATGTTCTCATTCGAAGCTAGACGACGAGGAATCAGTTCAGATCTGTAAAGACAGGAAACGTTTCATCAAACAAGCGATAGAACACAGAACCAAGTTCGCTTCTAGTCACATTGCTTATATCCAGTCCCTTAGAAAAGTCTCTGACGCTCTCCATGACTTCATCCAAGGAGACAACTACAAGCCTCCTCACGACTTTCTTCAGGACTCATTCGTGACTCCCGTTAAGAGACTACCACCGAGCAGAAGCCACCGCCGTAGCAGCAGCAGGAGCGGCGGCGGAGGTGGAGGTGGTGAGTTCATAACGATTTCACCTTCTTCTATGCCTCCTGCTAAAATGATTCAAGATAAGCCAAGAACGAAGGTGAGAGCGAGTTACTTGATGGCTAACAGAACCAGACCGGTTCGTGTTGAAGAGAGGTCTCCTGAAACGTTTTGTGTTGAGTCATTCTCACCTCCTCCTAGTCATGAAGCAGATGGTTTCTTTGGGatgaatatgaatatgaatatgAACACTTctgcagcttcttcttcttcgttttggAACCCTTTGAGCTCTCCTGAGCAACAGAGGTTGAGTACTCATAACATCCCACCTCCTTCACCGCAGAACTCTCAGTGGGACTTCTTCTGGAATCCCTTCTCTTCTTTGGATTATTATGGATATAACAATAGTTATGATAGAGGAAGTGTTGATAATAATAGGAGTGGTGGTATGGATGATGAGATTAGAGGACTGAGACGTGTTCGTGAGGAAGAAGGGATTCCAGAtttggaagaagatgatgaacctCAACCTCCTCAGCCTGTGAGGTTTCATACTCCTAAAGTAGTAGTTGAAGAAAGTAAGAGTTGTTGCAAGGAGGAAGTTAAAGTTGAAGATGTTGAtgacaatgatgatgatgatgagtttACTGATAGTGGCTGTGAAGAAAGTGAGAACGAGGGAGATGAGAAATGCGTTGGAAAGCAAGAACAGCGAACAGTTGAGGTGCCTACAGTTGAAACTACAGGGAGTGTTGTTGTTGAAGAGGTGAAGAATGTTGTTAACATTGCTAAAAGAGAGACGCCAGGATTCACGGTGTATGTGAACAGGAGACCAACGAGCATGGCAGAGGTAATCAAAGATCTTGAAGATCAGTTCACAACTATATGCGACGCGGCTAAAGAAGTCTCGGGGCTCTTGGAAGCTAGCAGAGCTCAGTACGCACCATCCTCTAGTGATCACAGTG CAATGAAAAAGCTGAATCCAGTAGCTTTGTTCCGCTCCGGTTCATCAAGATCTTCCTCTTCAAGATTCTTGctcacttcttcttctggtGGTTCAAAGGAGAGTGGCTCTGAGAGCAGAAGCGATGGTTCAGATGAGTCTTGCATGGTTTCAGGTAGCCACCAGACAACATTGGACAAACTTTTCGCGTGGGAGAAGAAGCTCTACGATGAAGTTAAG TCTGGAGAGCGTGTTAGAAGAGCATACGAGAAGAAATGCATGCAGCTGAGGAATCAAGATGTTAAAGGAGATGATCCTTTTGCAGTTGATAAAACAAGATCTACCATCAGAGACCTAGACACGCAGATAAAGGTCTCTATACACTCTATTGAATCTATCTCCAAAAGGATTGAGACTCTTCGTGACCAAGAACTGTTGCCTCAGCTTCTCGAGCTCGTTAAAGG ATTAACAAGGATGTGGCAAGTGATGGCAGAGAGTCATCAAATACAGAAACGAACACTGGACGAAGCTAAAATGTTACTTGCAGGGACACCAGTCTCAAAGCGTCACAAGaagagacaacaacaacaaccttcAATAATGCCAGAGACCATCAACTCACAAAGATTAGCTCAATCTGCACTGAATCTTGAAGCTCAGCTTCGAAACTGGAGAGGCTGTTTCGAGTTCTGGATCACGTCTCAAAGATCCTACATGACAGCATTATCCGGTTGGCTACTCAGATGTCTTAGATGTGATCCTGACCCTGACAAAGTTAGACTATCCTCATGTCCTCACCCGATATACCGAGTCTGCATCCAGTGGTCGAGGCTGCTCAACAGCTTGAACGAGAAGCCGGTTCTGGACAAACTTGAGTTCTTTGCCTCTGGGATGGGTTCAGTCTACGCAAGACAGGTTAGGGAAGATCCGAACTGGAGTGGAGGCGGGTCAAGAAGGTATTCCGGGTCAGAGAGCTTGGACCTTGTGTTGGCTGATAGggtgggagaagaagatgttgtgATGACTGCTGAGAAGCTTGCAGAGGTTGCTGTTAAAGTTCTCTGCCATGGGATGTCTGTTGCAGTGAGTTCACTCGCTGAGTTTGCTATCAACTCGGCTGATGAACACTCAAAGCTTGTTAACCAACCAGAGGAAGCTGCTGACGCCAAGCCGGATGTAAATTCCAATTCCTAa
- the LOC103828381 gene encoding GDSL esterase/lipase At2g19010: MVEEVLSKVFWVVAATVFAAATVGYAQQVPCYFIFGDSVFDSGNNNNLQTKAKVNFLPYGIDFAKGPTGRFTNGRTITDFIGELLGFKDFIPPFARASLERAHIGMNYASGAGGLREETSEHLGGRISLRNQILNHKKVIKKVNVPLHRLEQCLYAISIGSNDYVNNYFMSKPYNTSRRFKPNQYAHSLILLYHTHLKSLHHLGARKVALFSISKIGCTPKMIRSHGGGKGCAREVNTAVAIFNKNLEDLVQDFNKNVHGAKFTYVDIFSGGDPLAFKVLGFKIRHKACCTLSPGEELCAPNKPVCGNRSEYVFWDDIHSSEATNMMMARSSFDGSLGSPYSIASLLKQ; encoded by the exons atGGTTGAAGAAGTATTATCTAAGGTATTTTGGGTTGTTGCTGCTACCGTGTTTGCAGCTGCAACAGTGGGTTACGCGCAACAAGTGCCATGTTACTTCATCTTTGGAGATTCAGTTTTTGATAGTGGCAACAACAATAACTTGCAAACTAAGGCAAAAGTTAACTTTTTACCTTATGGTATTGACTTTGCCAAAGGCCCGACTGGCCGGTTCACCAATGGCCGCACTATCACAGATTTTATCG gtgAGCTCTTGGGTTTTAAGGATTTCATTCCGCCATTCGCCAGAGCATCACTAGAACGAGCTCACATCGGGATGAACTATGCTTCTGGTGCAGGTGGACTCCGTGAAGAAACTAGTGAACATTTG GGTGGTCGAATAAGTCTAAGAAACCAAATACTAAACCACAAGAAGGTGATAAAGAAAGTGAATGTGCCATTACATAGACTGGAACAATGCCTCTATGCAATCAGCATCGGAAGCAACGATTACGTCAACAACTACTTCATGTCAAAACCATACAACACGAGTCGCCGTTTTAAGCCTAATCAATATGCACATTCTCTCATCTTACTCTATCATACTCATTTGAAG AGTTTGCACCACTTAGGAGCGCGGAAAGTGGCACTTTTTTCAATCAGTAAGATTGGTTGCACACCAAAGATGATTAGGTCCCATGGTGGCGGAAAAGGTTGTGCGAGAGAGGTGAACACTGCAGTGGCAATCTTCAATAAGAACCTAGAGGACCTTGTACAAGATTTCAATAAGAACGTCCATGGTGCTAAGTTCACCTATGTTGATATCTTCTCTGGTGGAGATCCCTTAGCTTTCAAAGTTTTAG GATTTAAGATTAGACACAAGGCTTGTTGTACATTATCTCCAGGGGAAGAACTTTGCGCACCAAACAAACCAGTTTGTGGAAACCGGAGTGAATATGTCTTCTGGGATGATATTCATAGCTCCGAAGCCACTAATATGATGATGGCTAGAAGCTCATTTGATGGATCTCTAGGTAGTCCGTACAGCATTGCCAGTCTTTTGAAGCAATAA